A window of Cryptomeria japonica chromosome 3, Sugi_1.0, whole genome shotgun sequence contains these coding sequences:
- the LOC131041215 gene encoding uncharacterized protein LOC131041215 isoform X2 — protein MAISCVGCLLFITFVIWPGLSVVPAASLPHVHGGLRRNRHSLSLPPPSSPPSVEYDVKYFTQNLDHFSFTPHSYVTFQQKYLINSKHWGGASSNSPIFVYTGNEGYIEWFTQNTGFMFDIAPEFKALLLFIEHRYYGESMPYGSQDVAYSNATTMGCLSSSQALADFAVLITDLKKNLTAEDSPVVVFGGSYGGMLAAWFRLKYPHIAIGALASSAPILAFDLIVPPAGYGIVVSNDFRSESENCYNVIKKSWKILEKMSSTPSGRRSINESFKLCKDSDVDGVEGWLSGTYFEAAEADYPTPANFIQNLPAYPIKQMCKAIDNPSSGNNILSRLYGAANIFFNYTGNMSCFDLGASDPHGGDGWDFQYCTEMVQPFADDPVESMFPESTFNYTETMQSCNDTNGIEPRPHWITTEFGGHNIKRVLKRFGSNIIFFNGLRDPWSNGGVLEDINRSIVAIIVKKGAHHVDLRFATKEDPKWLVQVRKKEIRIIKRWLMQYYKDLHAI, from the exons ATGGCTATTTCGTGTGTGGGTTGCCTACTCTTTATTACATTTGTCATATGGCCTGGCCTCTCTGTTGTGCCTGCTGCTTCCCTCCCTCATGTTCATGGAGGACTGAGAAGGAATAGACATTCACTTtctcttcctcctccttcttctcctCCCTCTGTAGAATATGATGTCAAATACTTCACACAGAATTTGGACCATTTCAGCTTCACTCCACACAGCTATGTCACATTTCAACAGAAGTATCTCATCAACTCAAAACACTGGGGTGGTGCTTCTTCCAATTCTCCCATCTTTGTTTATACAGgaaatgaaggatatattgaatgGTTTACTCAAAACACAGGCTTTATGTTTGACATTGCACCTGAATTCAAGGCCCTTCTCCTCTTCATTGAG CACCGTTACTATGGCGAATCAATGCCATACGGGAGTCAAGATGTAGCTTACAGCAATGCCACCACAATGGGCTGTCTGAGCTCCTCTCAAGCTTTAGCTGATTTTGCTGTATTGATTACAGATCTGAAAAAGAATTTAACAGCAGAAGATTCACCAGTAGTTGTGTTTGGAGGATCTTATGGTGGAA TGTTAGCGGCCTGGTTTAGACTGAAGTACCCACATATTGCAATTGGGGCATTGGCATCATCAGCTCCGATTTTGGCTTTTGATCTCATTGTACCTCCAGCTGGTTATGGCATCGTTGTCTCAAACGACTTCAGG AGTGAAAGTGAAAACTGCTACAATGTAATAAAAAAGTCATGGAAGATACTGGAAAAGATGTCATCAACTCCAAGTGGCAGAAGATCCATCAACGAATCTTTCAAACTCTGCAA AGATAGTGACGTTGATGGTGTGGAAGGGTGGCTGAGTGGAACATACTTTGAAGCTGCAGAAGCAGATTATCCAACCCCTGCTAACTTTATTCAAAATTTGCCAGCCTATCCTATCAAACAA ATGTGCAAGGCAATAGACAATCCATCTAGTGGGAACAATATCCTAAGCCGATTATATGGAGCAGCAAACATATTTTTTAACTATACAGGAAACATGAGCTGCTTTGATTTGGGAGCCAGTGATCCACATGGAGGGGATGGTTGGGATTTCCAG TATTGTACAGAGATGGTACAACCATTTGCAGATGATCCAGTAGAAAGTATGTTTCCCGAATCAACATTCAATTATACAGAAACCATGCAAAGTTGTAATGATACAAATGGTATTGAGCCAAGGCCACACTGGATCACCACTGAGTTTGGTGGTCAT AATATCAAGAGGGTTCTCAAGCGATTTGGAAGTAATATAATATTTTTCAACGGATTGAGAGATCCTTGGAGTAATGGAGG AGTATTAGAAGATATAAATAGAAGCATAGTAGCAATCATTGTTAAGAAAG GGGCACATCATGTAGATCTTAGATTTGCAACCAAGGAGGATCCAAAATGGCTTGTGCAAGTTCGAAAGAAGGAGATTCGCATAATCAAAAGATGGCTCATGCAATATTATAAGGACCTTCATgcaatttga
- the LOC131041215 gene encoding uncharacterized protein LOC131041215 isoform X1, whose protein sequence is MAISCVGCLLFITFVIWPGLSVVPAASLPHVHGGLRRNRHSLSLPPPSSPPSVEYDVKYFTQNLDHFSFTPHSYVTFQQKYLINSKHWGGASSNSPIFVYTGNEGYIEWFTQNTGFMFDIAPEFKALLLFIEHRYYGESMPYGSQDVAYSNATTMGCLSSSQALADFAVLITDLKKNLTAEDSPVVVFGGSYGGSKCVPIILCCEFQNAMMKSYLYVYILNGFAVLAAWFRLKYPHIAIGALASSAPILAFDLIVPPAGYGIVVSNDFRSESENCYNVIKKSWKILEKMSSTPSGRRSINESFKLCKDSDVDGVEGWLSGTYFEAAEADYPTPANFIQNLPAYPIKQMCKAIDNPSSGNNILSRLYGAANIFFNYTGNMSCFDLGASDPHGGDGWDFQYCTEMVQPFADDPVESMFPESTFNYTETMQSCNDTNGIEPRPHWITTEFGGHNIKRVLKRFGSNIIFFNGLRDPWSNGGVLEDINRSIVAIIVKKGAHHVDLRFATKEDPKWLVQVRKKEIRIIKRWLMQYYKDLHAI, encoded by the exons ATGGCTATTTCGTGTGTGGGTTGCCTACTCTTTATTACATTTGTCATATGGCCTGGCCTCTCTGTTGTGCCTGCTGCTTCCCTCCCTCATGTTCATGGAGGACTGAGAAGGAATAGACATTCACTTtctcttcctcctccttcttctcctCCCTCTGTAGAATATGATGTCAAATACTTCACACAGAATTTGGACCATTTCAGCTTCACTCCACACAGCTATGTCACATTTCAACAGAAGTATCTCATCAACTCAAAACACTGGGGTGGTGCTTCTTCCAATTCTCCCATCTTTGTTTATACAGgaaatgaaggatatattgaatgGTTTACTCAAAACACAGGCTTTATGTTTGACATTGCACCTGAATTCAAGGCCCTTCTCCTCTTCATTGAG CACCGTTACTATGGCGAATCAATGCCATACGGGAGTCAAGATGTAGCTTACAGCAATGCCACCACAATGGGCTGTCTGAGCTCCTCTCAAGCTTTAGCTGATTTTGCTGTATTGATTACAGATCTGAAAAAGAATTTAACAGCAGAAGATTCACCAGTAGTTGTGTTTGGAGGATCTTATGGTGGAAGTAAGTGTGTTCCAATAATTTTGTGTTGTGAATTTCAAAATGCAATGATGAAATCctatttatatgtttatatattaAATGGGTTTGCAGTGTTAGCGGCCTGGTTTAGACTGAAGTACCCACATATTGCAATTGGGGCATTGGCATCATCAGCTCCGATTTTGGCTTTTGATCTCATTGTACCTCCAGCTGGTTATGGCATCGTTGTCTCAAACGACTTCAGG AGTGAAAGTGAAAACTGCTACAATGTAATAAAAAAGTCATGGAAGATACTGGAAAAGATGTCATCAACTCCAAGTGGCAGAAGATCCATCAACGAATCTTTCAAACTCTGCAA AGATAGTGACGTTGATGGTGTGGAAGGGTGGCTGAGTGGAACATACTTTGAAGCTGCAGAAGCAGATTATCCAACCCCTGCTAACTTTATTCAAAATTTGCCAGCCTATCCTATCAAACAA ATGTGCAAGGCAATAGACAATCCATCTAGTGGGAACAATATCCTAAGCCGATTATATGGAGCAGCAAACATATTTTTTAACTATACAGGAAACATGAGCTGCTTTGATTTGGGAGCCAGTGATCCACATGGAGGGGATGGTTGGGATTTCCAG TATTGTACAGAGATGGTACAACCATTTGCAGATGATCCAGTAGAAAGTATGTTTCCCGAATCAACATTCAATTATACAGAAACCATGCAAAGTTGTAATGATACAAATGGTATTGAGCCAAGGCCACACTGGATCACCACTGAGTTTGGTGGTCAT AATATCAAGAGGGTTCTCAAGCGATTTGGAAGTAATATAATATTTTTCAACGGATTGAGAGATCCTTGGAGTAATGGAGG AGTATTAGAAGATATAAATAGAAGCATAGTAGCAATCATTGTTAAGAAAG GGGCACATCATGTAGATCTTAGATTTGCAACCAAGGAGGATCCAAAATGGCTTGTGCAAGTTCGAAAGAAGGAGATTCGCATAATCAAAAGATGGCTCATGCAATATTATAAGGACCTTCATgcaatttga